In Bogoriella caseilytica, the genomic window CTCGTCCGGAGCAATGACCAAGGCTCAGCGCCGTGCGGCCGCGCAGGAGAAGGCCAAGCAGCTGCGCGAGGCCCAGGAAAAGCGCGAACGGCGCAACCGCTTCATCCTGATCGGTGGGGTCGGAGCGGTCCTGCTCGTCGTCGCGGTGCTGGTGTGGTTCATCTTCTCGGAGGGCTCACGCAGCCCGCTCGATCGCCTCGAGGAGAACGCCAAGCCGGCCAACGTCAGTGACGACGGAGGGATCCGCTTCGATTCCCAGCTGGTGGCCGGAGAGATCGACAGCGACGCCTCCGAACTGGCGATCTACCTCGACTTCGCCTGCGTGCACTGCCTCGACTTCGAGATGATGCACGGGCAGGACATCGCCGACCTCGTCGCGGCGGACGAGATGACTGTCGCCTATTACCCGGTGGCCTTCATCGGTGCGGGTGACTCCAGCTCTTGGTCGGTTCGCGCTGCACAGGCCACGGCAGTGGTCACCGACGGCGCCCCGGATCGTGCCGAAGAGTTCCTGCGAGGTCTCTTCGAGCTTCACGAGGGCAACCCGAACCCCTCGGATGCGGAGATCGCCATGGTGGCCGTCGACCTCGGGGTTCCCCAGGAGGTTGTCGACCGTATCGGCGAGGCTCCCTTCCAAGCCTGGGTGGGCGCCGCCACACAGTCCGCACGTAACGACGACGACGTCACCGGAACGCCGGCCGTCTTCTTCGAGGGCGAGCAGGTGTTCACCGGTCCTGAGGGCGATGGCCGGAGCTGGGCGGAGCCGGGCTCGATCGCGTCGCTCGTGCGCGGCGAGGACGGCGCCGAGGAAACCCAGGACGACTGACCCACCTCGGGCTGCCGGGCGAGCTCACCACCACGCGGGGGCGATGCCGGCAGCAGGGCTGGAACGGTCCAGCTCCGGTGCGCTGAGCATTGCTGGCACACTGGTAGTTAATGCCGATGCGCGGCTGAGGCCAGCGTCGGCGCCTTGCCTCCTTAGCTCAGTTGGTAGAGCGCTCGCCTTGTAAGCGAATGGTCGCCGGTTCGAATCCGGCAGGAGGCTCAGTGAGAATCAGGGCGGTAGGTCCGACCTCGGCTATCCACCACCGTGCAGGACAGCGCGCCGTCGCCGGTCACTTCCCAGTGGATCCGGCCCCGGCCGATGTGTCTCGGGCGGCCCCACAGGGTGCCGGCCATCTCCGGGTTGTGCCGAGCGAGGTAGATCCGGTGCTCAAGCTCGTCGAGGTGTAGTCCCCGCGTGTGGGGAAAGACCACACGACGACGACCAGGTGTCTCGCTGATCTCGGGATCGTCAGTGGCGGCGTCCGCGAGGAGACCGAAGGGATTGTGCGGCATGCTGGAGACATACTGCTCCAGCAGATACCGAGCGGCCTCCGGGGCGTCGAGTCTTCCCGTGGCCCATCGGTGTAGGGCAATGCCCGCCGGAATGAGCAAGGCGCCACTGAGAGCCCAGCGCTGCTCCGCCGCGATCCCCACGGCGATGAACAGCACGCCGAAGAGCGGCAGGACGAAACCGGCGACCCGGTAGCGCACCAGGTGCTTGTACAGCTCGAGGTGGCGGCCCGCGGGGGTGAGGGTGCCGAGCGGGAGCCCGCGGGCCCCTTGGCCTGGACGGTTCGCGGCCCACCGGAAAGCTGCCTGCCACTCCTCGTACCCGTAAGGCTTCGCGAAGTGGAGCACGATGGGTATGGCCAGCGAGGCGAGCAGCATGACGCCGAAGGAGACTCCTGCCGCACCGATGGCCGCCTCGCGCAGGCGGTGGGAGAACTGGTCACCGGCGTGGTGGACCACGAGCATGAGCCCGACGGAGACGATCAGAGCGGCCAAGGTCAGCAGCGACAGTGCCAGGCGCGTGCGCACCCGTCGCCGCAGTGGCTGGCCATCGCGATGCATGACCAGGTAGCGCGAGAGTTCCCAGGCCTCCCGAGGGGGGTTGGCGGGACGGGATCGCTGGAGGGCCTGGAGAAGCGACTCGGCGTCGGTGGAGCCGTAGACCCGATCGATGTCGGGGCCGAACCACGAACGGAGCCGCCTGGCACCGGAGCGCAGGGTGCGTTCGCGGAGGATGTCGTTCAGCTGGCGTCGCTTCCGCTGTGCCGCCAGGGGTGGATGTGCAGACCAGGCTCAGGCATCGGGGGAAGCCGCGCGGCCGTAGACGAAGTCTTCCTGCTCCTCGGGCCCCGCCCCGACGAGTTCGTCATCTGCGGCAAAACGCTCGGCATCGGTACGAGGAGCGCCGGTGGCGCGTCCGCCGGTGAGCACATCGCGTACATACGCCTCCTCCGCCTCCGGGCTCACGAGGCCGCGGTGCCGCAGCGCTTCGGTGACCAGGCCTGGTCGACGGACAGGATCGTGGCGGGTCATGGTCGGTCGATCTCCCCTCGAGCGGACAGCAACGCCGCCGTCCACATTGGCGACCTCCCCATCATGCCTCGCGCGCCGGGACGGCGCGAGGCTGACCGGGCTCGTTTCACAGATCGGATTCGCAGGTTTCACGTCTCGGAAACACCTGCGACTAGTCTCGAGGCGTGACGAGTTCGGCGAAGCAGATCCCCGATCCCGGTTGGGCACGCGCGCTGGCGCCGGTGGCGGAGCGCATCAGTGCCATGGGTGACTTCCTCCGGGAGGAGAATCGTGCCGGACGCGGGTATCTGCCGGCGGGCCCGAACGTGCTGCGCGCCTTCAACTATCCCTTCGAGGACGTTCGCGTGCTCATTGTGGGGCAGGATCCCTACCCCACGCCTGGACATGCCATGGGCCTGTCTTTCTCGGTGCAGCGTGAGGTGCGCCCGATCCCGCGCTCCTTGCAGAACATCTACCGGGAGTTGCGCGATGACGTCGGTGTCGAGCCGCCGGTGCACGGGGATCTCTCCGCGTGGGCGGAGTCCGGCGTGATGCTCTTGAACCGCTGCCTGACCGTGCGGCCCGGCGCGCCTGCCTCGCATCGCGGCAAGGGGTGGGAGGCGGTCACCGACCTGGCCATCGCCGCGCTGGTCGAGCGTGAGGCGCCTCTGGTGGCCATCCTGTGGGGCCGTGACGCCGGTACCCTCCGCCCGATGCTGGGTGAGACGCCGATCCTCGCCTCGGCGCACCCCAGCCCGCTCTCCGCATCGCGGGGGTTCTTCGGCTCACGTCCCTTCTCGCAGGCGAATGAGCTCTTGTCTGCTGCAGGGGCGGAGCCGGTGGATTGGTCACTCGCCTGAGCCATGCGGGCCGCAGGCTGCGAGCTAATGACACGGGTGTGATTCGGGCAGTACCATCGGACCATGGTTGCCAGCACGCCGGAATCCGCGCTCGACTCGGCCACAAATGGTCTCAGTGACCTGGAGCAGCGTGTCCTGGCCTTCGAGCGCCAATGGTGGAAGTACGCCGGTGCGAAGGAATCCGCCATCCGCGAGCAGTTCGGGATGAACGCCACGCGGTACTACCAGGTGCTCAACCGTCTCCTCGACTCCGAACAGGCTCTCGCGGCGGACCCCATGCTCGTCAAGCGGCTGCGTCGCATGCGTTCCGCTCGTCAGCGCGAACGCACTGCGCGCCGCGTAGGCCTCTGAGCACTGCGCGCCGCGCTGGTCGCGGCGAGCGCATCGGCCGGGTCGATCACGTTAATCTCGACTCGTGAGCAGCCTCGAGGAAGACGAGTTCGACATCGCCGGGCGTGACAACGCCCCGCAGGGCGTGCACCGCCGTCCCCGGTCTCTGGCTCGTGTGCTGCTCCCGATCATCGCGGTGCTCATCCTTGCGCCGTTGCTCGCCTGGGCGACGATTGCGCTGCTAGCCCGCACGGACACGCCCATCCCTTCGCCGCTGCCAGACCCGGAAGCCAACGAGACCGTGGTCGACCCCGACGAGGATCCGGGGGACGAGACCGAGGACGACGCGGACGGCGAGCAGGACGAGTCCACACCAGACGCCGGGGGTGACGAGGACGACTCCACCGACGCCGGGGACGACACGGACATGGACCCCGAAGGCGATACCGACCCCGACGCAGACGAGACGCCGGAGGGCGACGAACTGCCCGCCGCCGAGGTCGACTATTTCGCCGGTGTCGCAGTTCTGAACGGCACCACCGTCGGCGGCCTCGCCACCCAGGCCACGCAGGATCTGGTCACGGCTGGCTTCACGGGCGCCAGTGCCGGGAACTACGCCAGCCCACAGCCCACAGTCTCGGCTGTGTACTACCGGGACCCGGCGCTCCAGGCCACGGCGGCCGAAGTCGCGTCCCTCCTGGGGATCGGTCCCGTGCAGGAGCTTCCCGGGGCCTCAGCGGAGGTCGTGGTCGTTCTTCGCAACGACTTCTCCGGCTGAGGCTGCATTCCGGATTCGCGGCGTCGGATTCTTCGGCGATCACCCGCGGGCGGGGTAAGAGGTACTGCGTGTTAGGCCCGGTGGGGCCCGGCCCTCTGCGGTGAGTGAGTACTCAGGTCGGTGTCCGGCGATGGCTTTTCCGGCAATCGTCTGATGGCAGGGAACTGATTCCCATACTTATGTATGGAGCGGAGCGAAATAGTTCATGTCGTTATCAAATCGTGATCTATTCCGGTTGCCGATTCGGCAACCTTTCGGGAAGGTGGTGTGGCGGACAGCACTGTGACCCTAGACACACGCGCGTGCGCAACGTGCTCAGCGGTAATGGGTCTGGTGCTGGCCGGTACAGCACACCAGGCTGCCCTCCGGGCGGCCAAAACCCGGGAGCCATGAATGAAACTGTCAGCAGAGCCGGCGGCACCGCCGGCGCGCCGAAGAGCAGCGAGGCCCTTAGCGGCCGCCGCCGCTCTCGGATTGACCGCAGGCCTTTCTTTCGCCGGCGCCGTGCCGGCCCTGGCCGATTATCCGGAAGGGCCCAGCGAGTCCCGCGCTGAACTTGTCGACCTGGAGGCCCTTGGTCTTGAGGTGCTCGAAGCGAATCGCACGGCCGCCGGTTTTCCGGAGGATCCAGGCCCGAACTTCGCCCCAGTGGACCTTGAGGTGCTGGGGGGCGTGGCGAATGTCGTGATCGGTGGAGTGACTCTTCCGCTGCTGAGTGACGGCACGGCTCCTGGCCTGTTGAACCTGGGCCAAGCGGGAGCGCTGAACGGCTACGCGGCCTCCGAGCATCCCGCCACCTCCACCGCTGCCTCCGGCGCGGTCGGAGATGGCGGCGCGATCGACCTCGACCTGGTGGACGGCGACCCGGCCGATACCGACTTTGCGCGGGTGGACCTCACCGAGTTGCTCCCGCAGCTCGGGCTCGACGGACTCGACTATGCCGCTGACGAGCTCAGCCTGGGACTGGGTGCTTTGGCATCGAGTGCCACCCAGACAGCCCCGGTGGCACCGGTGGCGGCCGAGAGTGACTACGTGGTTGCCGGCGCCGAGCTCCGCATCTCCAGCCCCGCTGTCGGGGACGTGACCGCCCTGGTGGACGATGCAGTCGACACCGCAGAGGGCACGGTCAATGAGTTGCTCGGACCTGAGGGGCCGATCCAGGAGGTGCTCGATGGGCTGAGTTTCGATCCGGTGACCGTGATCGGACTACTTACGATTGACCTGGGCACGCCGACGCTCAATGCGAGTGTCGACCTCGATGGTGTGACCACTGGCTTGTTGGAGGAGCCGCTCGTTGATGAGACCGGCCTGGTCACCATCGATCTGAACACCGGGGAGATTCTGGTCGATCTCGCCCAGTTGCACGGCGGTGACCTGAACAACCTGCCTGCGAACACCTCGCTGCTGACCTCCGCCGAGCTGACGCAGATCAGCGACACAGTGGCGCTGCTCCTCGGCGACATCGTCGACATCGTGACGGACGCGGTCAACGAAGCGTTGCTGACAACGGAGGTGACCATCACCTTCGATCCGGAACTGGACGGTATCGGTGGCCTGGTGAGTGGGGACCTCGATGTCGAAATATCCGGGAGCCTGGGCGACTTTGCCGGGCTGACTGACGACGACCCTGTCGTGGACATCGATGGGAACGTGTCGGTTCTCGTCACCACTATTCCCCTGGGTGAGATCACCAGCGTCCTGACGCCGTTGGTCTCCTCGGTCCTTCCCGCGGTCCTCGGACCGGTCGCCACTGTGGTCACCGAGGCCGGGGGCATCGTCACCGATCTGGTCGGCGGAGTCGTGGGAGAGACCCTGAGCGCCCTTGACCCGCTCTTCGACGCCTTGCCGGGCCTGGTGGGCATCACGATCAACGCCCAGCCCACAGAGCCGCCGGTCAACGGCGTGGGTGATCTCGGAGCGGACTCCTTCACGGTACGGGCACTATCTGTGGATGTTCTCCCCGGCGTCAGCGGCGTTGACCTGAACTTGGCGAGCTCCAGTGTGCGGGTGAGTCAGCTTGAGCCTGGCCTGGTCGTCACACCGGAGGTCGTCGAGATCGGCGACGAGCTCACCGCTGATGGCTCCGGATATCTGCCGGGCTCGACGGTGACGGTGACCTACACCGACAGCGAGGATGAAGACGTCGAGGTGACTCCCGGCGTACCTGTTGACGAGGACGGCGAGTTCACGGACACCATCACGGTGCCGGAAGGTACCGCACTCGGAACGCTGACGGTCGTCGCCACCGATGACGAAGAGCCGCTGTTGACCGCCTCAGGCACGACGACGGTCACTGAGGACGGCGGCGAACCGACTGAGCCGACCGAGCCCACGGAACCGACTGAGCCGACTGAGCCGACCGAGCCCACGGAACCGACTGAGCCCACGGAGCCGACCGAGCCCACGGAACCGACTGAGCCGACCGAGCCGACTGAGCCGACTGAGCCCACGGAGCCGACCGAGCCCACGGAACCGACTGAGCCGACCGAGCCGACTGAGCCGACTGAGCCCACGGAGCCGACCGAGCCGACCGAGCCGACTGAGCCCACGGAGCCGACCGAGCCGACGGAGCCGACGGAGCCCACGGAACCGACGGAGCCGACCGAGCCCACGGAGCCGACTGAGCCGACGGAACCGACGGAACCGACGGAGCCGACGGAGCCGACCGAGCCGACCGAGCCGACGGAGCCGACCGAGCCCACGGAACCGACGGAACCGACTGAGCCGACCGAGCCCACTGAGCCCACGGAACCGACCGAGCCGACGGAGCCGACGGAGCCCACGGAGCCGACGGAACCGACGGAGCCGACGGAGCCGACGGAGCCCACGGAACCGACCGAGCCGACGGAGCCCACGGAACCGACCGAGCCGACGGAGCCGACGGAGCCCACGGAACCGACGGAACCGACCGAGCCCACGGAGCCGACGGAGCCCACGGAACCGACCGAGCCGACTGAGCCGACGGAACCGACCGAGCCGACGGAGCCGACGGAGCCCACGGAACCGACGGAACCGACCGAGCCCACGGAACCGACGGAACCGACGGAACCGACGGAACCGACCGAGCCGACGGAACCGACGGAACCGACGGAACCGACGGAGCCGACCGAGCCCACGGAGCCGACTGAGCCGACGGAACCGACGGAACCGACGGAGCCGACGGAGCCCACGGAACCGACGGAACCGACGGAGCCCACGGAACCGACGGAACCCACGGAGCCCACGGAACCGGCTATCGAGGCGACGCCTGAGGAGGTCGAGGAGGGCGACACCATCACCGTGGACGGTGAGGGGTACGAGCCCAACGAGACCGTGACGGTGGTCTACACCGATAGCGATGGCGACGTGATCGCGGTGAACGAGGCCGAGACCGACGGCGACGGCAACTTCCAGGACACGCTCATCGTCCCGGTGGGTACGCCGTTGGGTCCGCTGACCATAGTCGCCACGGGCGAGAACGGTGAGGCCGAAGACACCGTGCAGGTTGTCGCCGGCCCCGCCGAGCTCGGTATCGACATCGAGCATCCGGTGATCCAGCGTCTTGAGACGCAGGTCGGCTACGGATGGGGATACGAGCCCGGCACCGAGGTGCATGGACGCATGAACTCCTCGCCTGAGCTCGACCTGGGGACCGAGGTGGCTGACGAGGATGGAATGGTCGTCTTCGCCTGGCAGATCCCAGCCGATGCGGAGTTGGATATCCATACCTTCTCGCTGAGTGCTGAGGACTACGCGGATCAGTCGATCCAGTTCCGAGTGATCTCGGAGACGACTGACCCGACCGATCCGCCGCCCGCGCCTGCGCCTCCGGGTGCCGGACCGGGGCCCTCGCCTGGGCCGAGCATTCCGCCCACTGGTGTGGCGGGTGTGACGGGGCTCGCGATCGCCGCCGGTATCGTCCTACTCCTCGGAGTCGGCGCGGTGGTGGCCGTCAATCGCCGCCGTTCGATCAGCGAGGTCTAGTAGGCCGGTCTACCCACGCAGTGGCCGCATACGCCTTCGGGCGTATGTCGGCCACTGCGTGCGTACGCGATCAAGAGAAGGAAGAATGTGAGCGCGAACCGCGGTGGTCCACGGAGCAGAGCCGTATCTCCGCGCGAGGGTGTGCCCGGCCAGCACTCTCACGCGACCGATTCGCCCCATACGGCGATGCGCCGGGTGCCTGGGTGGGCTCGTCTCCTGGTCTGGCCGCTCGTGGCGGCCGTGCTCGCGCACACCTTCATCATCGCCACGTGGGTGGGCCCTGCGACGCCGATCCGCCAAGGCATAGGAGCCGAATCGCTGCGCAGCTACGTGGTGCCCGTCTTCGAACAGAACTGGCGACTCTTCGCTCCGGACATTCGCCGTCGGGAACACTCGCTGGAGATCCGCGTGAACCTCATCGACGAGCACGGGGACGCGGAACTCACCGAGTGGGTGGACCTCGTGGGTCTCGAGAACCAGATGATCCGCCACAATCCGTTCCCACCCAGGATGTATCTCGCAGCGCGACGCGTGGCCAATCGGATCAATGCCGCCAGTGGCGCCATGAGCGCCGAGCAGCTGGAACAAGCCCAGGCGAACTACATCTCGAACCCCGTGTCCGGCCTGGGCCCGGCACTGCTGAACGCCGGGGGCGATGCCCCTGCCGGGCAGCACACGGTGGAGGCGTACCTGACCTTCGACGAGGCAGCCACGATCCTGGCGTCGTCCTTTGCTGCGAACGTCTGGGACGGCGAGGTCGCCCATGTCCAGTACCGGATTGCGACGCGGGCGATTCCGCCCTTCGATGACCGGCATGGACAGCGCATCGAGGACGTCGAACCCACCTACCGCACCTTCGGGTGGCGCCCCGCACACGAGGTGGACGAAGACCTCGAGAATCTGTTCGCGCCCTATGTTCGCTACGAACGGGAGCAGTCGTGAGCACGGTCGGCGCGCGGGCGTGGGTGCGGAGCCACCGCGAGTGGGTAGAGCAGTGGTTCTTCCTCCGTAAGAACGCTGAACGGGGTCTGGCAGCAAGCCGGATCCTCATCGGCTCAGCAATGCTGGGCATCCTGCTGTCGAACTTCACCGTGCGGCATGCGCTCTGGGGCCCGGCCTCGACGTGGATCGAGCCCTTCCGTGACGACACCAACTTCGGGAGACTGCCCGAGCTCTTCGGAGACTCCCAGGCCTGGACTTTCACCCTGAAGTACCTGCTCCTGATGGCCATCGCGGTCGCCGTCATCGTCGGCTGGCGCACCAGGATGAACACCTTGCTCCTGGTCATCGGAGTGACCGCGCTTGTCGAGCGCAACACCCTGGTGGGCGATGCCGGCGACAACATCGCCCGCATCGGCCTGCTGCTCATGGTCTTTATGAGCACCGCCGAGTACTGGTCAATCGATGCCCGGCGCAGACGGCGCGCCGGAGCGCAGGCACCGCCGTCCTTGTCGCGGCGGCTGCTTCTCGGGCTGCCGGTCCTCCCCGGCTGGCTGACCAACGCGGTGCACAACCTGGCACTGATGGCGTTGGCGCTGCAGGTCTTCATCCTCTATACCGCCTCAGCGCTCTTCAAGGTCCAGGGGGAGATCTGGCAGACGGGTACTGCGCTGTACTATCCGCTGGCCTCCGCGGAGTTCTCCGTCTTCCCTACGCTGAACAGCCTCATGGCGAGCAATGCGGTCATCCTGACCGCAGCGACGTACTTCGCGGTCTACGTCCAGCTTTTCTTCGCCGTCGGCCTGCTCCATCCGCTCACGCGGCGGCTTGCCCTCGTCGGTGTGATCGCGATGCATATCGGGATTGCGATTCTGATGGGCCTGCCATGGTTCTCGCTCTCGATGATCGCCTTCGACGCGATCTTCGTGACCACGGCGACCTTCGTGGCTCTCGAGGCTCTGCTCCGGCGGCGCTTCGGTCCGGCACTGGCCCGGTGGCGTACCCGGATGCCTGAGGCGTGGCGTGGGGCGCCCGAAGAGGTGCCCGCCGAGCCAGTGGCCGCTCAGCCGGCGCGATGACCTCCGTGGCGCTCTCGTGGGCCAGCCCGCTCAGCGGGTGGGGGCCTGGCGCCGGCGTTAGTGTGAAGCGGACCCGCCCAGCCCCGACGAGGAGCTTATGAGCCACTCCCAGCCTCGCGAGACGACCGACGTGGTCGTGATCGGATCCGGCCCTGGCGGCCTGGCCGCCGCGGTGAGCATGGCCCGCGCCGGTCTCGAGGTGGTGCTCTATGAAGCCGAGCACACGCTCGGTGGTGGTTCGCGCACCCTTGATCTCGGCCTTGCGGCGGGTGTGCGCCACGACGTGTGCTCCGCGGTGCACCCCATGGCCCTGGCCAGTCCCTTCTTCCGCGAGTTCGACCTCGAAGCCCGCGGAGTCGAGTTCGCCGTGCCCGAGCTCGCCTACGCTCAGCCTCTGGATGGGCCCGAGGCAGCCCTGGCCTGGCACAGTCTTGAACGGACCGCCGATGGCCTCGGCCGGGATGGCCCGGCCTGGCAGCGCATGATGGGCCCGCTGGTGGAGAACGCCGAGGCAGTGGTGGCCCTCGCCCTGGGAGATCATCGGGGCTTGCCCCGGGAGGCACGCAGCATCTCCGGCCTCCACGCCGCGGCCATGATGGGCGCCTCCGTGCTCCTGCAAGGCACGCGGGCCTGGAACTACCCGCTCGCCACCGAGCAGGCGCGAGCGCTGCTCACCGGAGTTGCCGCCCATACCGTGGCGACACTGCCGGCGCTCGCGGCCAGCGGCACCGCCATGTTGCTCGGCTCCCTGGGCCACTCGGTGGGCTGGGCCCTTCCGCGCGGCGGGAGTCAGGCCATCGCCGATGCGATGATCGCCGACCTGCGCGCGCACGGCGGCAGGATCCACGCCGGGGAGCGAGTGGCCAGCTGGCGGCAGCTGCCTCGTGCCCGCAGTTACCTCCTCGACGTCGCACCGGAGGTTGCCGAGAGCATCTGGAGTGACCGGTTGCCAGGGGCCACGCGGCGGGCCTATCGGCGCTTCACGCGCGGCGATGCCGCCGCCAAGGTCGACTACGTTCTCTCCGGGCCCGTGCCCTGGCGCGACGAACGGGTCGGGGGAGCTGCCACGGCGCACATCGGCGGAACCCGGGAGGACATGGCCCGGGCCGAGGCGCAGGTCTCGGCCGGCCGGATGCCCGAGCGGCCCGTGGTGCTGCTCTCCGATCCCGCGGTCGGTGATCCCGGGCGAATCAGCGCGGGGAAGCGCCCGCTGTGGACCTACGCCCATGTTCCCCACGGCTACGACGGGGACGTCACAGAGACCGTCACCGCCCAGATCGAACGCTTCGCGCCCGGCTTCCGCGACGTCGTCGTCACCTCGCGCTGCACACCTGCCTCACGGCTCGATAAGCACAATGCGAACTACCTCGGCGGGGACTTCGCTGCCGGTGCCGTCACCGTGCCCCGCCTGGCCACGGGTCCGCGGTGGGCGTGGAATCCCTACGCCACCGGGATCCCGGGCGTCTACCTCTGCTCGCAGTCGGTGCCCCCTGGCCCTGGAGTGCACGGCATGACCGGCTATTTCGCCGCACGTCACGCCCTGCGCGAACGCTTCGGCCTCGCGGACGTCCCGCCGCTGGCGCCGTCCCGCTCCCTCAACTGAGGCGAGAGGTGGGAACTGCTCAGCCACCGTGGTGAGTGGCCAGCGGCGCGGGAGCGAATACCGTCCGGAGTGCCCTCGGCCGGCCGCCGCCCGTGCTTGCACTCTCGGGCAGAGAGTGCCAATATCGAGTTAGCACTCTCGAACCGAGAGTGACAAGTTCGTCAGGTTGGCCAGTGAGGCCCGGACGACGGCGGGACGTGACCGCCGGGAGTCCGGGTCGTCCGTCGCGGGCACTGTCCAGCCAGCACCACCACCCGAGTGGAGGAAACCGAGCATGGCCAAGACCATCGCTTTCAACGAGGAAGCCCGCCGCGGTATGGAGCGGGGTCTCAACACCCTCGCCAACACCGTCAAGGTGACCCTGGGCCCCAAGGGCCGCAACGTCGTGCTGGAGAAGAAGTGGGGTGCCCCCACGATCACCAACGACGGCGTCTCGATCGCCAAGGAGATCGAGCTCGAGGAGCCGTACGAGAAGATCGGCGCCGAGCTCGTCAAGGAGGTCGCCAAGAAGACCGACGACATCGCTGGTGACGGCACCACCACCGCCACGGTGCTCGCCCAGGCCCTGGTCAAGGAAGGCCTGCGCAACGTGGCCGCCGGCGCCAACCCCATCGCTCTGAAGCGTGGCATTGACGTCGCCGTCCAGGCCGTGACCGAGAAGCTCTTCGCCCAGGCCAAGGACGTCGAGACCAAGGCTCAGATCGCCTCGACCGCAGCCATCTCTGCCGGAGACCCGGCCATCGGCGAGCTCATCGCCGAAGCGCTGGACAAGGTCGGCAAGGAAGGCGTGGTCACCGTTGAGGAGTCGCAGACCTTCGGCCTCGAGCTCGAGCTCACCGAAGGCATGCGCTTCGACAAGGGCTACCTCTCGCCGTACTTCGTGACCGACAGCGACCGCCAGGAAGTCGTCCTCGAGGACGCCTATGTCCTGCTGGTCGAGTCCAAGATCACGAACGTCAAGGACCTGCTGCCGCTGCTGGAGAAGGTCATCCAGTCCGGCAAGCCGCTGGTGATCATCGCCGAGGACGTCGAGGGCGAGGCCCTGGCTACCCTCGTGGTCAACAAGATTCGTGGCACCTTCAAGTCCGCTGCCGTCAAGGCTCCGGGCTTCGGCGACCGCCGTAAGGCGATGCTGCAGGACATGGCCATCCTCACCGGTGGCACGGTCATCTCCGAGACCGTGGGCCTGAAGCTGGAGACGGCTGACCTGGACTTGCTGGGCCAGGCCCGCAAGGTGGTCATGACCAAGGACGAGACCACCATCGTCGAGGGTGCTGGCGCCTCCGACCAGATCGAGGGCCGCGTGGCTCAGATCAAGGCGGAGATCGAGAACTCCGACAGCGACTACGACCGCGAGAAGCTGCAGGAGCGCCTCGCCAAGCTGGCCGGCGGCGTGGCCGTCATCAAGGCTGGCGCGGCCACCGAGGTGGAGCTCAAGGAGCGCAAGCACCGCATCGAGGACGCCGTGCGCAACGCCAAGGCCGCTGTGGAAGAGGGCATCGTCGCCGGTGGTGGCGTGGCACTGATCCAGGCCGCCAAGGAGGCCTTCGAGTCCCTCGAGCTGAAGGGTGACGAGGCGACCGGCTCCATGATCGTCAAGGTCGCCGTGGATGCACCGCTGAAGCAGATCGCGATCAACGCTGGTCTCGAAGGTGGAGTGGTGGCCGAGAAGGTCCGCCACCTGCCCGCCGGCCAGGGCCTGAACGCGGCAACCGGCGAG contains:
- the groL gene encoding chaperonin GroEL (60 kDa chaperone family; promotes refolding of misfolded polypeptides especially under stressful conditions; forms two stacked rings of heptamers to form a barrel-shaped 14mer; ends can be capped by GroES; misfolded proteins enter the barrel where they are refolded when GroES binds) produces the protein MAKTIAFNEEARRGMERGLNTLANTVKVTLGPKGRNVVLEKKWGAPTITNDGVSIAKEIELEEPYEKIGAELVKEVAKKTDDIAGDGTTTATVLAQALVKEGLRNVAAGANPIALKRGIDVAVQAVTEKLFAQAKDVETKAQIASTAAISAGDPAIGELIAEALDKVGKEGVVTVEESQTFGLELELTEGMRFDKGYLSPYFVTDSDRQEVVLEDAYVLLVESKITNVKDLLPLLEKVIQSGKPLVIIAEDVEGEALATLVVNKIRGTFKSAAVKAPGFGDRRKAMLQDMAILTGGTVISETVGLKLETADLDLLGQARKVVMTKDETTIVEGAGASDQIEGRVAQIKAEIENSDSDYDREKLQERLAKLAGGVAVIKAGAATEVELKERKHRIEDAVRNAKAAVEEGIVAGGGVALIQAAKEAFESLELKGDEATGSMIVKVAVDAPLKQIAINAGLEGGVVAEKVRHLPAGQGLNAATGEYEDLLAAGVADPVKVTRSALQNAASIAGLFLTTEAVVADKPEPVAPAAGGGEPDMGGMGF
- a CDS encoding phytoene desaturase family protein, with product MSHSQPRETTDVVVIGSGPGGLAAAVSMARAGLEVVLYEAEHTLGGGSRTLDLGLAAGVRHDVCSAVHPMALASPFFREFDLEARGVEFAVPELAYAQPLDGPEAALAWHSLERTADGLGRDGPAWQRMMGPLVENAEAVVALALGDHRGLPREARSISGLHAAAMMGASVLLQGTRAWNYPLATEQARALLTGVAAHTVATLPALAASGTAMLLGSLGHSVGWALPRGGSQAIADAMIADLRAHGGRIHAGERVASWRQLPRARSYLLDVAPEVAESIWSDRLPGATRRAYRRFTRGDAAAKVDYVLSGPVPWRDERVGGAATAHIGGTREDMARAEAQVSAGRMPERPVVLLSDPAVGDPGRISAGKRPLWTYAHVPHGYDGDVTETVTAQIERFAPGFRDVVVTSRCTPASRLDKHNANYLGGDFAAGAVTVPRLATGPRWAWNPYATGIPGVYLCSQSVPPGPGVHGMTGYFAARHALRERFGLADVPPLAPSRSLN
- a CDS encoding HTTM domain-containing protein, which gives rise to MSTVGARAWVRSHREWVEQWFFLRKNAERGLAASRILIGSAMLGILLSNFTVRHALWGPASTWIEPFRDDTNFGRLPELFGDSQAWTFTLKYLLLMAIAVAVIVGWRTRMNTLLLVIGVTALVERNTLVGDAGDNIARIGLLLMVFMSTAEYWSIDARRRRRAGAQAPPSLSRRLLLGLPVLPGWLTNAVHNLALMALALQVFILYTASALFKVQGEIWQTGTALYYPLASAEFSVFPTLNSLMASNAVILTAATYFAVYVQLFFAVGLLHPLTRRLALVGVIAMHIGIAILMGLPWFSLSMIAFDAIFVTTATFVALEALLRRRFGPALARWRTRMPEAWRGAPEEVPAEPVAAQPAR